A single Terriglobales bacterium DNA region contains:
- a CDS encoding acyl-CoA dehydratase activase has product MRIAAGVDVGSTQTKAVLLADNGGRQIIARKLTDTGANVQKAAERAFDLCCAEAGIKAGDVGFVVGTGYGRYKISFGNAQMTEISCHARGASFLCPGTRTVIDMGGQDSKAISVGANGEVLDFVMNDKCAAGTGRFLANAAEVIGIGLDEIGPLALEARRPVKIATVCTVFVEADILSYLSNGKKPADILGGVHLAIAKRTLSLARRVNIEPEITMTGGVARNVGMVHALEEVLGAKMNVTPDAHFMGAVGAALFALEKMDDSFEMGWTKEYASHRGN; this is encoded by the coding sequence ATGCGTATTGCCGCAGGCGTAGACGTCGGCTCCACGCAGACCAAGGCCGTGCTGCTGGCGGACAACGGCGGGCGCCAGATCATCGCGCGCAAACTCACCGACACCGGCGCCAACGTGCAGAAGGCCGCCGAGCGCGCCTTCGATCTGTGCTGCGCGGAGGCCGGCATCAAGGCGGGCGACGTGGGGTTCGTGGTCGGCACCGGCTATGGCCGCTACAAGATCAGCTTCGGCAACGCGCAGATGACCGAGATCAGCTGCCACGCGCGCGGCGCCAGCTTCCTGTGTCCCGGCACGCGCACCGTGATCGACATGGGCGGGCAGGATTCCAAGGCCATCAGCGTGGGCGCCAACGGCGAGGTGCTCGACTTCGTGATGAACGATAAGTGCGCCGCCGGCACTGGCCGCTTCCTCGCCAACGCCGCGGAGGTCATCGGCATCGGGCTCGACGAGATCGGCCCGCTGGCGCTCGAGGCCCGGCGCCCGGTGAAGATCGCGACCGTCTGCACCGTCTTCGTCGAGGCCGACATCCTCTCCTATCTCTCGAACGGCAAGAAGCCCGCCGACATCCTGGGCGGCGTCCACCTGGCGATCGCGAAGCGCACGCTCTCGCTGGCGCGCCGCGTGAACATCGAGCCTGAGATCACCATGACGGGCGGCGTGGCCCGCAACGTCGGCATGGTGCACGCGCTCGAGGAAGTGCTGGGCGCGAAGATGAACGTGACTCCGGACGCGCACTTCATGGGCGCGGTGGGCGCGGCGCTGTTCGCGCTCGAGAAGATGGACGACAGCTTCGAGATGGGGTGGACGAAGGAATATGCGAGTCATCGCGGGAATTGA
- a CDS encoding 2-hydroxyacyl-CoA dehydratase family protein yields MAEKSEYRGNIHQRQKQLMLDWYARLEQAAEGGEPKTCSLMVSGNCVELLEAFGIVPIYPEVNALQLAIRHQSLDPILAAEEMGYAADNCAYVKADIGCLLKGITPTGTRLPEKPTLVLCNFVGCNTYLKWFEHVAKFTGAPLYVIDVPFLRTAEPSKEDVAYVVKQLQELVALLEKLTGRKFDPDRFRHAVECSARSEELWSRIKHLAKVTPSPFDAYFDAITLMGPLYVYRATQEGVDFFAQALAELEAKRFAGEGIYERERFRLVMEGPPPYPYFRTFRDMFAKWQATAVASTYSTVGGLWEFGFRHDPAQPFESVAMHMIAQNVTNRNMLQRYDQMQRYMEEWKADGVIIHFVKSCRLFSAGQGDMRDYFSKQLGVPTLYIESDLEDPRYFAEAQTRNRIDAFFEALEHSKAHPRAKAEPKKGAQLCVLPQA; encoded by the coding sequence ATGGCGGAGAAGAGCGAATATCGCGGCAACATCCACCAGCGGCAGAAGCAGCTGATGCTCGACTGGTACGCGCGGCTCGAGCAAGCCGCCGAAGGCGGCGAGCCCAAGACCTGCTCGCTGATGGTCTCGGGCAACTGCGTCGAGCTGCTCGAGGCCTTCGGCATCGTGCCCATCTACCCCGAGGTCAACGCGCTGCAGCTGGCCATCCGCCACCAGTCGCTCGACCCCATCCTCGCGGCCGAGGAGATGGGCTACGCGGCCGACAACTGCGCCTACGTCAAAGCCGATATCGGCTGCCTGCTGAAGGGCATCACGCCGACCGGCACGCGCCTGCCCGAGAAGCCGACGCTGGTGCTGTGCAACTTCGTCGGATGCAACACCTACCTCAAGTGGTTCGAGCACGTGGCCAAGTTCACCGGCGCGCCGCTCTACGTGATCGACGTCCCGTTCCTGCGCACCGCCGAGCCCTCGAAGGAGGACGTGGCCTATGTCGTGAAGCAGCTGCAGGAGCTGGTCGCGCTGCTGGAGAAGCTGACCGGGCGCAAGTTCGATCCCGACCGCTTCCGCCACGCGGTGGAGTGCTCGGCGCGCTCCGAGGAGCTGTGGTCCCGCATCAAGCACCTTGCCAAGGTCACGCCGTCGCCGTTTGACGCCTACTTCGACGCCATCACGCTGATGGGGCCGCTCTATGTGTATCGCGCGACCCAGGAAGGCGTGGACTTCTTCGCGCAGGCGCTGGCCGAGCTCGAAGCCAAGCGCTTTGCCGGCGAGGGCATCTACGAGCGCGAGCGCTTCCGGCTGGTGATGGAAGGGCCGCCGCCGTATCCCTACTTCCGCACCTTCCGCGACATGTTTGCGAAGTGGCAGGCGACCGCGGTGGCCTCCACCTACTCGACCGTCGGTGGGCTGTGGGAGTTCGGCTTTCGGCACGACCCGGCCCAGCCCTTCGAATCGGTGGCGATGCACATGATCGCGCAGAACGTGACCAACCGGAACATGCTGCAGCGCTACGACCAGATGCAGCGCTACATGGAGGAGTGGAAGGCCGACGGCGTGATCATCCACTTCGTGAAGAGCTGCCGGCTGTTCTCCGCCGGACAGGGCGACATGCGCGACTACTTCTCCAAGCAGCTCGGAGTGCCCACGCTCTACATCGAGAGCGACCTCGAGGACCCGCGCTACTTCGCCGAAGCACAGACGCGCAACCGCATCGACGCCTTCTTCGAGGCGCTCGAGCACTCCAAGGCGCACCCCCGGGCCAAGGCGGAGCCGAAGAAGGGAGCGCAACTATGCGTATTGCCGCAGGCGTAG
- a CDS encoding 2-hydroxyacyl-CoA dehydratase, whose translation MLDLEIERTFDRYRDLLEDLSFPAVRRWKEANPGRKAVGFFPVYAPVEILHAAGMLPVGLAGAGDRLDIQHADARFGSFICSIIKTTLEMGMTGHLEPFEGLLFSSICDSARNLAFVMKRNFPQKYIDFLHLPHNPSSPASVEFLAAEYRRLIGELTTIGGDFNDDKLRASIALFNRQRELVRRLYALRAASPHLLRAWECYVVVRAGNVMPVEEHIALLEQVAASAPRRGAKKRDSLRVVVEGAFCEQPPLEVIRLIEEAGCDIVEDDFALAPRWFTEDVPSAGDPVLALAEAYVNRSVYSSVRHDFRKPRWLGLAEKTKVSRADAVIFLMAKFCEPAYFDYVPFKQQVELMGLPHLALEYEEKLFTFERLRTEVETFVESLVFD comes from the coding sequence ATGCTGGACCTCGAAATAGAACGAACGTTCGATAGATATCGCGACCTGCTGGAGGACCTCTCCTTCCCCGCGGTGCGCCGCTGGAAGGAAGCGAACCCGGGCCGCAAGGCCGTGGGCTTCTTCCCGGTGTACGCTCCGGTCGAGATCCTGCACGCCGCCGGCATGTTGCCGGTCGGACTGGCGGGCGCCGGCGACCGCCTCGACATCCAGCATGCCGACGCGCGCTTCGGCTCCTTCATCTGCTCCATCATCAAGACGACGCTGGAGATGGGCATGACCGGCCACCTCGAGCCGTTCGAGGGGCTGCTGTTCTCCTCCATCTGCGATTCGGCGCGCAACCTGGCGTTCGTGATGAAGCGCAACTTTCCGCAGAAGTACATCGACTTCCTTCACCTGCCGCACAATCCGTCGTCGCCGGCCAGCGTGGAGTTCCTGGCGGCCGAGTACCGCCGCCTGATCGGCGAACTCACCACTATCGGCGGCGACTTCAACGACGACAAGCTGCGCGCGAGCATCGCGCTCTTCAATCGCCAGCGCGAGCTGGTGCGCCGGCTCTATGCGCTGCGCGCCGCCTCGCCGCACCTGTTGCGCGCCTGGGAGTGTTACGTCGTGGTGCGCGCCGGCAACGTGATGCCGGTCGAGGAGCACATCGCGCTGCTGGAGCAGGTGGCGGCGTCCGCGCCGCGGCGCGGCGCAAAGAAGCGCGACTCGCTGCGCGTGGTGGTCGAAGGCGCATTCTGCGAGCAGCCGCCGCTGGAGGTGATTCGCCTGATCGAGGAGGCCGGCTGCGACATCGTGGAAGACGACTTCGCGCTCGCGCCGCGCTGGTTCACCGAAGACGTGCCCTCCGCGGGCGACCCGGTGCTCGCGCTCGCCGAGGCCTACGTGAACCGCTCGGTCTATTCCTCGGTGCGGCACGACTTCCGCAAGCCGCGCTGGCTCGGCCTGGCGGAGAAGACCAAGGTCTCGCGGGCCGACGCCGTGATCTTCCTGATGGCGAAGTTCTGCGAGCCCGCGTACTTCGACTACGTCCCGTTCAAGCAGCAGGTGGAGCTCATGGGCCTGCCGCATCTCGCGCTCGAGTACGAGGAGAAGCTGTTCACCTTCGAGCGCCTGCGGACGGAAGTGGAGACCTTCGTGGAATCGCTGGTGTTCGACTAG
- a CDS encoding 4Fe-4S dicluster domain-containing protein, translating into MPLREHRVLDAAAPGALIRALQRRDYRVLGPTVRDAAIVLDELHSAADLPVSWSDAQAPGIYRIVPQEHQAYFAYGNGPHSWKKYLHPPQSTLFTAERENCGFRILEPEPRDQRAMAFLGVHACDLAAIARLEQALTAGGDAGCAARRQRTFLVAIQCLHAGGACFCAAMQAGPRVADGYDLVIAELHGPPHHFLAAAGSERGAEVLAELESAAAGPGDLRELEQGIARAAQEQARKLDSAASHELLARVFDDAHWDKIAARCLGCGNCTSVCPTCFCTTVEDGSDVTGKHATRCRHWDSCFNPDFSYIHGGSIRASLRARYRQWMSHKLGAWIDQFGAHGCVGCGRCLTWCPVGIDLTEEFHALQEASHGNS; encoded by the coding sequence ATGCCCCTGCGTGAGCATCGTGTCCTCGATGCTGCGGCGCCGGGAGCGCTCATCCGAGCGTTGCAGCGCCGTGACTACCGCGTCCTAGGCCCGACCGTGCGCGACGCGGCCATCGTCCTCGACGAGTTGCACAGCGCCGCGGACCTCCCCGTCAGTTGGAGCGACGCGCAAGCCCCTGGCATCTACCGCATCGTTCCCCAGGAACATCAGGCTTACTTCGCATACGGCAACGGACCGCACAGCTGGAAGAAGTACCTGCACCCGCCGCAGAGCACGCTCTTCACCGCCGAGCGCGAGAACTGCGGCTTCCGGATCCTCGAGCCGGAACCGCGCGACCAGCGGGCGATGGCCTTCCTCGGAGTGCACGCCTGCGACCTCGCAGCCATCGCGCGCCTCGAGCAAGCGCTGACCGCGGGCGGGGATGCGGGCTGTGCGGCGCGCCGGCAGCGGACGTTCCTGGTCGCCATCCAGTGCCTCCATGCCGGCGGCGCCTGCTTCTGCGCCGCGATGCAGGCCGGGCCGCGCGTGGCAGACGGATACGATCTGGTGATCGCCGAGCTGCACGGTCCGCCGCACCACTTCCTGGCGGCGGCGGGGAGCGAGCGTGGCGCCGAGGTGCTGGCCGAGCTGGAGTCGGCGGCGGCCGGCCCAGGCGACCTGCGCGAACTCGAGCAAGGCATCGCGCGCGCCGCACAAGAGCAGGCGCGCAAGCTCGACTCCGCCGCGTCCCACGAGCTGCTCGCGCGCGTCTTCGACGACGCGCACTGGGACAAGATCGCCGCGCGGTGCCTCGGCTGCGGCAACTGCACCTCCGTCTGCCCCACCTGCTTCTGCACAACGGTGGAGGACGGCAGCGACGTGACCGGCAAGCACGCCACGCGCTGCCGGCACTGGGATTCCTGCTTCAACCCTGACTTTTCCTACATCCACGGCGGGAGCATCCGCGCCTCGCTGCGCGCGCGTTACCGCCAGTGGATGAGCCACAAGCTCGGAGCGTGGATCGACCAGTTCGGAGCGCACGGCTGCGTCGGATGCGGCCGCTGTCTCACCTGGTGTCCGGTGGGGATCGACCTCACCGAGGAGTTCCACGCGCTCCAGGAGGCATCGCATGGAAACTCTTGA
- a CDS encoding cyclic nucleotide-binding domain-containing protein has translation METLERIIAEHPYLSGIDPQWIELLSGCAANRKYEPGSYIFREGQEANEFFLVRSGRIAVEMAMPNHDPITVATVLDGDVLGWSWLLPPYQWKFQGRVVEPTRVFALDGKCLRQKCEANHDLGYELLKRFCKIIDRRLDQARFQLLDVYAVAR, from the coding sequence ATGGAAACTCTTGAGCGCATCATCGCCGAACATCCCTATCTCTCCGGGATCGACCCGCAGTGGATCGAGCTGCTGAGCGGCTGCGCGGCGAACCGCAAGTACGAGCCCGGGAGCTACATCTTCCGCGAGGGTCAGGAAGCGAACGAATTCTTCCTCGTCCGCTCGGGACGCATCGCGGTGGAGATGGCGATGCCGAACCATGACCCGATCACGGTCGCCACCGTGTTGGACGGCGACGTGCTCGGCTGGTCCTGGCTGCTGCCGCCTTATCAATGGAAGTTCCAGGGCCGCGTGGTGGAGCCGACGCGCGTCTTCGCGCTCGACGGCAAGTGTCTCCGCCAGAAATGCGAAGCCAACCACGACCTGGGCTACGAGCTGCTGAAGCGCTTCTGCAAGATCATCGACCGGCGCCTCGACCAGGCGCGCTTCCAGCTCCTCGACGTCTACGCGGTGGCGCGGTGA
- a CDS encoding FAD/NAD(P)-binding protein, which produces MVTIPVPEVAATPGFLVPEPFVVRRLTRETQDTFTLTVASHGGGDTSFVPGQFSMLWSYGVGEVPISISGDPAEHDCLSYTIRSVGAATQALVGRRAGETIGVRGPFGHGWPLAEARGRDVLIVAGGIGLAPLRGVIYHVLRNRRDYGRLILLYGSRSPKDLLYRKELAAWARLPDTQALVTVDYGGLNWHGRVGVVTTLFKYARLHPERTTAMVCGPEIMMRFVIRELRAGGFAREDIHLSLERNMRCGSGFCGHCQWGPWFICKDGPVFRYDRIRPLVDRHEL; this is translated from the coding sequence ATGGTGACCATCCCTGTTCCCGAAGTCGCCGCCACGCCAGGGTTCCTGGTGCCGGAGCCGTTCGTCGTCCGCCGCCTGACGCGCGAGACGCAGGACACCTTCACGCTCACCGTTGCGTCGCACGGTGGCGGGGACACCAGCTTCGTCCCGGGTCAGTTCAGCATGCTGTGGTCCTACGGGGTGGGCGAGGTTCCCATCTCCATCAGCGGCGACCCCGCCGAGCACGACTGCCTGAGCTACACCATTCGCAGCGTCGGCGCCGCGACGCAGGCGCTGGTAGGCCGCCGCGCAGGCGAGACCATCGGGGTACGTGGGCCGTTCGGCCACGGCTGGCCGCTCGCCGAGGCGCGTGGGCGCGACGTCCTGATCGTCGCCGGCGGCATCGGTCTGGCGCCGCTGCGCGGCGTGATCTACCACGTGCTCCGCAACCGCCGCGACTACGGCCGCCTCATCCTCTTATATGGGTCGCGCAGCCCGAAGGACCTGCTCTACCGCAAGGAGCTTGCCGCTTGGGCGCGCCTCCCGGACACCCAGGCGCTGGTCACGGTGGACTACGGCGGCCTGAACTGGCACGGCCGCGTCGGCGTCGTGACGACACTGTTCAAGTACGCGCGGCTGCATCCGGAGCGCACGACCGCCATGGTCTGCGGCCCCGAGATCATGATGCGCTTCGTCATCCGCGAACTGCGCGCCGGCGGCTTCGCGCGCGAAGACATCCACCTCTCGCTGGAACGCAACATGCGCTGTGGCAGCGGTTTTTGCGGCCACTGCCAGTGGGGCCCGTGGTTTATCTGCAAGGACGGCCCGGTCTTCCGCTATGACCGCATCCGGCCGCTGGTGGATCGCCATGAGCTCTAA
- a CDS encoding Ni/Fe hydrogenase subunit alpha, with the protein MTTASASRTIRVETLARVEGEGALYIKLAGEHVTDVKLSIYEPPRMFEAFLRGRHFSEVPDITARICGICPFAYQMSSVHALEAALGVTIDPAVRLLRRLFYCGEWIESHALHIYMLHAPDFLGFQDAVAMAAQHRELVERALRLKKVGNTLMVVLGGREIHPISATVGGFYKTPRKQQLTALVPELEWALEAALQTVEFTSKLEFPDFEQDYIFVALHHPQEYPLNEGRIVSSSGLDIRAAEYEEHFVESHVKHSNALHSTLRGRGSYLVGPLARFSLDYEQLPREAQQAAVAAGLKPPVKNPFRSIVVRAVELVFACAEALRLIREYEPPAASRVEVAAGPGVGHAATEAPRGLLYHRYLLDDHGLVRAAKIVPPTAQNQKRIEDDLREYAARLSGWPLADATWKCEQAVRNYDPCISCATHFLKVTIEQERP; encoded by the coding sequence ATGACGACTGCTTCCGCGTCCCGGACCATCCGCGTGGAGACGCTGGCCCGCGTGGAGGGCGAGGGCGCGCTCTACATCAAGCTGGCGGGCGAGCACGTCACCGACGTCAAGCTCAGCATCTATGAGCCGCCCCGCATGTTCGAGGCGTTCCTGCGCGGCCGGCACTTCAGCGAGGTCCCCGACATCACGGCGCGCATCTGCGGCATCTGCCCGTTCGCGTACCAGATGAGCTCGGTGCATGCGCTCGAGGCCGCGCTCGGCGTCACCATCGATCCCGCGGTGCGGCTGCTGCGACGCCTCTTCTACTGCGGCGAGTGGATCGAGAGCCATGCGCTCCACATTTACATGCTGCACGCCCCCGACTTCCTGGGTTTTCAGGATGCGGTGGCGATGGCCGCGCAGCACCGCGAGCTGGTGGAGCGCGCGCTGCGGTTGAAGAAGGTCGGCAACACGCTGATGGTCGTGCTCGGCGGGCGCGAGATCCATCCCATCTCGGCGACCGTGGGCGGGTTCTACAAAACGCCGCGCAAGCAGCAGCTCACCGCGCTCGTCCCCGAGCTGGAGTGGGCGCTCGAAGCCGCGCTTCAGACGGTCGAGTTCACGTCGAAGCTCGAGTTCCCCGACTTCGAGCAGGATTACATATTCGTCGCGTTGCACCATCCGCAGGAGTATCCGCTGAATGAAGGGCGGATCGTCTCCAGCAGCGGGCTCGACATCCGCGCCGCGGAGTACGAGGAGCACTTCGTCGAGTCGCACGTGAAGCACTCGAACGCGCTGCATTCCACGCTGCGCGGCCGCGGCTCATACCTGGTGGGACCGCTCGCGCGCTTCAGCCTCGACTACGAGCAGCTGCCACGCGAGGCGCAACAGGCCGCGGTGGCGGCCGGGCTGAAGCCCCCGGTGAAGAATCCGTTCCGCAGCATCGTGGTGCGCGCGGTCGAGCTGGTGTTCGCATGCGCCGAGGCGCTGCGCCTCATCCGCGAATACGAACCGCCGGCGGCTTCGCGCGTCGAAGTGGCCGCCGGGCCCGGCGTCGGGCACGCGGCGACCGAGGCGCCGCGCGGCCTGCTCTACCACCGCTATTTGCTCGACGACCATGGCCTGGTCCGCGCCGCCAAGATCGTGCCGCCGACGGCGCAGAACCAGAAGCGCATCGAGGACGACCTGCGCGAGTACGCGGCCCGGCTCAGCGGCTGGCCGCTGGCGGATGCAACCTGGAAGTGCGAGCAGGCCGTGCGCAACTACGACCCGTGCATCTCGTGCGCCACGCACTTCCTGAAAGTCACCATCGAGCAGGAGCGCCCGTGA